AAACTCTTGTAAAATCAATATTCTTTCTCCTTTTAAAATTTGATACCCATAGCCTTCTTTTAGACTGACAACCTCGCTACGAATTAATTGTTCATTTTGCTTTGAATTTTGACTACTATATATGTACCCAAAGCATATTGCCAAAAATAGGGTAATCACTATCATAAATTTTATTATAGAATTCATAATTAAATGTTTAAAAATGGGTCAATCCATACAGATTAACCCAAAAAATTAACAAACTCACTCATTATAAAAACTAATCTTCATCATCGTACTCGTCAAGTGGAAAAAACTCATCTAAATTATCCAAGTATAGACTACCTGTTCTTCCCATTCCAATAAAAGCACGAACACCATTAGAAAAAGCAATTGCATCTTGCCTTGTTGCTCCTTCAAAAGATGTTTTTTGTTCCCATTCATCGGTTGCGGGATCGTACTCCCAAACTGTATTGGTAGCCCCTCCTAATTCGCCACATGCGATGTACCCATAACCATTTAAAGTAAACCCAACAGCATTACTACGGGTAATAGCATATTCATCCTCCTCATCTAAATCTAGTTTTTTAGTCCAAGTTTCAGTAGATGGATCAAAAACCCAAAAATCATCTAAATAAACTCCGTTGGAAACACCTGTACCTAAATAAACCAAGCCATTAATAGTAAAACTAGTTGCCGCCCTACGTTTATTACCACCAAAACCTACTAGCTCTGTCCATGTATCTGTTGCAGGATTATATTTCCAAAAATCTTTTCGGTCATTCTCCCCGTCATAGCCTGTACCCACGTAACCAGAACCATTTACACCAAATGCTACTGCATTTCTCCTTGTTGTAGGGAAAGATGCAATCTCAGTCCATGTATTTGTAGCCGTACTATATGTGTAGAAATCGCTCAATTCATCAACTCCATCATAACCTGTACCTATATATCCCTTACCATCCAATTCGAAGCCTACCGCTGCATTACGAGCAACCCCCGGGAAATCAGCTTTTTGGGACCAATAATCCCCTTCCATATCATATGCCCAAAATGATGCTAAATAATCATCACCGTCATACCCTACACCCATGTAGCCAATATTATCTATTGTAAAACCCGACACGCTACTACGAGCACTACCGTCGAATACCGACTTATCTATCCAGTTACCTAAATCATCATCGTCATCATCACTAGAGCAGCTCGTAAATGCCATAGCCAATACCGCTATACCTGTTATCTTAAATAAAAAGGATTTACTTTTAATCATTGTTTTTTGTTTTAAAATTCTTCTTTTCAAAATCAAAACTACAGGAGAGGGTAGTGTTCTAAAAAACACAATATATCAAAGTTCAATTTTAACATACCAAACCCATGATTTAATCTACCAATACTATCATTTCATTAGTAGTTTAAATATCATAGTTCATCCTATAACATTACCAATTCGTCTATTCAGGTTTTTACAACCGCAACTGACATTTAGTTTTGAGAAAAATTAAATAATAAATGAAAATCCTTATCAGTAAAATCCGCTCCGGCCATGTGTTTGTCTACGGAATTATTTTGTTGTTCATCATGATTTCCTGTAGTGAAGAAAATTATAATAATTCTGAATTTATTGCCGGTGAAACCTTCACTAACAGTAATATTCGCCTTTTATTAATAGATAGCTTAACGGTTGACACCTCGACTATTAAATTTGATAACATTCCTACATCTGATGCAACTAGAATATTAACTGGAAGGTACAATGACCCTGTATTTGGCATTGTAACCACTTCAAGCCATATGCAATTATTGCCAACCACGTATACCATAGACACCGAGGCTGAATTTGACAGTATTGTTTTAGTGCTTGGATATGATAAGTATTATTACAATGATACCCTACAAAGAAATACGTTACATATTAAAAGAATTATTGAAAGTTTTAACCCCATAGAAGATGATTATTTCTACAATACCAGCTCCATTTCTTATGAGGAAGAAGATTTAGGCTTTTTAGAATATACCCCTAGACCGTTGGCGGGAGACTCCATCACTATTAAACTTATTGATAATTTAGGCGCTGATTTATTCTCCAAGTTGCAAGAGAAAACAATTGTCAATTCTGATGAGTTTAAGGACTATTTTAAAGGAATAGCAATACTCCCTGATGAGACAGATAATGGGTCAATAATAGGTTTCTCTAAATCTTCGGGAAACACCTATGCACGATTATACTTTAGCACCGCAACGTCAGACGAATCCATACAAGAATATTTAGATATTCAAATAAATACCTCTAACAGTCCAATTCCTTTTTTTAATAAAATTAAAGCTGAAAATGCTATTGAACCACTACAAACTTTAACGGATAGCAAAGTAAACTTAACGAGTTCAGACTCATACAACCAAAGTTTTATTCAAGCTGGTGTTGGTATCGCCATGAGAATTCAATTTCCAAACATTGCCTCACTTTACGACATTCCAGGCAATGGAACTATTTTAGATGGTATATTAAAGATTAAGCCTGCACCGCAGTTTTATGATGAAAACTTAAAACTAAGAGATACGCTTGCTGTATATGTGGTTGACCAAAATAATGACCTAACCGAACAGTTATCCACTAGTTCTTATGCCATTCTTAATAGAGACAATCAAGAATTTAACGACATCTATTACGAGATTCCCATTGCTACA
The genomic region above belongs to Maribacter hydrothermalis and contains:
- a CDS encoding DUF4907 domain-containing protein codes for the protein MNSIIKFMIVITLFLAICFGYIYSSQNSKQNEQLIRSEVVSLKEGYGYQILKGERILILQEFIPGLPGKQTFRTEKQALSVANLVLSKLEKGQSPILLQSDLSKLKITTNDSY
- a CDS encoding DUF4270 family protein, translating into MKILISKIRSGHVFVYGIILLFIMISCSEENYNNSEFIAGETFTNSNIRLLLIDSLTVDTSTIKFDNIPTSDATRILTGRYNDPVFGIVTTSSHMQLLPTTYTIDTEAEFDSIVLVLGYDKYYYNDTLQRNTLHIKRIIESFNPIEDDYFYNTSSISYEEEDLGFLEYTPRPLAGDSITIKLIDNLGADLFSKLQEKTIVNSDEFKDYFKGIAILPDETDNGSIIGFSKSSGNTYARLYFSTATSDESIQEYLDIQINTSNSPIPFFNKIKAENAIEPLQTLTDSKVNLTSSDSYNQSFIQAGVGIAMRIQFPNIASLYDIPGNGTILDGILKIKPAPQFYDENLKLRDTLAVYVVDQNNDLTEQLSTSSYAILNRDNQEFNDIYYEIPIATYLEELQLKTRDLDDALILLPLNYNSTIDRFIINANGNGENETILELTYAIYDED
- a CDS encoding Kelch repeat-containing protein, with product MIKSKSFLFKITGIAVLAMAFTSCSSDDDDDDLGNWIDKSVFDGSARSSVSGFTIDNIGYMGVGYDGDDYLASFWAYDMEGDYWSQKADFPGVARNAAVGFELDGKGYIGTGYDGVDELSDFYTYSTATNTWTEIASFPTTRRNAVAFGVNGSGYVGTGYDGENDRKDFWKYNPATDTWTELVGFGGNKRRAATSFTINGLVYLGTGVSNGVYLDDFWVFDPSTETWTKKLDLDEEDEYAITRSNAVGFTLNGYGYIACGELGGATNTVWEYDPATDEWEQKTSFEGATRQDAIAFSNGVRAFIGMGRTGSLYLDNLDEFFPLDEYDDED